In Fibrobacter sp. UWB2, the following are encoded in one genomic region:
- a CDS encoding TonB-dependent receptor, with translation MMNNTLIRAVMGSLLCGGFLHFSLAQEFIQDLGNSTVVAEQSSETILNGLREDEVLKDEKLDRKISTTIAETIKNEPDIAIRSMGPAAARPVIKGLSGSHVTLIEDGSFCGDMSATSPDHAVASEVLTAHKLRITRGPQILAQSFATAGGVIQVNHQDIPYDDSLFHGYIANYAETGQPGFATVISANANVHGVSLKGEVSARNMGDMQTPNGTLKNTDIENRSIAIGAAYSLDRFKFGASFRSFNSDYGIPGGFIGGHPNGVDIELSKRDFTLQGLYIPAARPDTLNVIFRYNQYHHKEFETKKYVGAEFAVNQANLRIEKFIANSGPFFGIRLGTELDSRSVEMGGYVFTPPTNSYAASLFSIASLNGWDGLEITLSARLGGAFFRPRESVVADKDAIEDRNFALWAFAAEFSQIVAPGKFLTLDVFRTTRAPTIEELYNQGPHLAAYTYERGYHKLDDESGYGAELEFRDYGEHFNWRASTHITWFLNHLAPRATGDTNWSQLLPIYQVSGDDALLMGASASIETSAEQGFYAQAGASYVCGFYQNENWSDMPQIPPFHFHAEMAYIWSHVHAGVNTEFALAQNRLDRYEQRTPGYVTFGALLEFHWALTLANYSIILRGDNLFNADVRNHLSRLKSVMPEKGRNISILVKVEI, from the coding sequence ATGATGAATAACACCCTTATTAGGGCTGTCATGGGGAGCCTCCTTTGCGGAGGCTTCCTTCATTTTTCTCTTGCCCAAGAATTTATCCAAGATTTAGGCAATTCAACAGTTGTCGCCGAACAATCTAGCGAAACAATTTTAAACGGACTCCGCGAAGACGAAGTTTTAAAAGACGAAAAACTCGATCGCAAAATTTCTACAACTATTGCAGAGACTATAAAAAACGAGCCCGACATCGCCATTCGTTCAATGGGCCCTGCCGCCGCACGCCCTGTCATCAAGGGGCTTTCAGGCAGTCACGTCACGCTTATCGAAGACGGTTCCTTTTGCGGAGACATGAGCGCCACCTCGCCCGACCATGCCGTTGCATCCGAAGTGCTGACCGCACACAAATTGCGCATCACGCGCGGACCGCAAATTCTCGCACAATCTTTCGCCACCGCAGGCGGCGTCATTCAAGTAAATCACCAAGACATTCCCTACGATGATTCGCTTTTCCACGGCTACATCGCGAACTACGCCGAAACAGGCCAACCGGGATTCGCAACCGTTATCAGCGCAAATGCCAACGTTCACGGCGTTTCGCTCAAAGGCGAAGTTTCTGCACGTAACATGGGCGACATGCAAACGCCCAATGGCACGCTCAAAAACACGGATATCGAAAACAGGAGCATCGCCATCGGTGCCGCCTACAGCCTTGACCGTTTCAAGTTTGGAGCCTCATTCCGTTCTTTCAATTCCGATTACGGCATCCCCGGCGGATTCATCGGTGGTCACCCCAACGGCGTCGACATTGAACTATCCAAACGCGATTTTACTTTGCAAGGACTGTACATTCCCGCAGCACGCCCCGACACACTCAACGTCATCTTCCGTTACAACCAATACCACCACAAGGAATTTGAGACAAAGAAATACGTTGGCGCAGAATTCGCGGTCAATCAAGCAAACTTGCGCATTGAAAAATTCATCGCCAATAGCGGTCCATTTTTCGGCATTCGCCTCGGCACAGAACTCGACAGCCGCTCTGTCGAAATGGGCGGTTACGTCTTTACGCCTCCCACCAATTCTTACGCCGCATCGCTATTTTCCATCGCCAGTTTAAATGGATGGGATGGTTTAGAAATCACCTTATCCGCACGACTTGGCGGAGCATTCTTCAGACCTCGCGAAAGCGTCGTTGCAGACAAAGACGCTATTGAAGACCGCAATTTTGCACTATGGGCTTTCGCTGCCGAATTTTCACAAATCGTCGCCCCCGGGAAATTTCTGACACTTGATGTATTCCGCACCACGCGCGCCCCGACCATCGAAGAACTCTACAACCAAGGTCCACATCTCGCCGCCTACACCTACGAACGCGGCTATCACAAACTCGATGATGAAAGCGGTTACGGAGCAGAACTCGAATTTCGAGATTACGGCGAGCACTTCAACTGGCGAGCCTCAACACACATCACCTGGTTCCTGAATCACTTGGCGCCACGCGCCACTGGTGACACTAACTGGTCCCAGCTTTTGCCGATCTACCAGGTCAGTGGAGATGACGCACTCCTCATGGGCGCAAGCGCATCCATCGAGACTTCTGCAGAGCAGGGATTTTACGCCCAAGCGGGTGCGAGTTACGTTTGCGGATTTTACCAGAACGAAAACTGGAGCGATATGCCACAAATTCCGCCGTTCCATTTTCACGCCGAAATGGCCTACATTTGGTCACACGTCCACGCAGGAGTCAACACGGAATTTGCACTCGCGCAAAACCGCCTAGACCGCTACGAACAACGCACACCCGGCTACGTCACGTTCGGTGCGCTACTGGAATTCCATTGGGCGCTCACACTCGCTAATTACAGCATCATCCTTCGTGGCGATAACTTGTTCAATGCCGATGTCCGCAACCATCTTTCTCGACTCAAATCCGTCATGCCCGAGAAAGGACGTAATATAAGCATCCTCGTAAAAGTCGAGATTTAG
- a CDS encoding DUF58 domain-containing protein — MADKELLDKEVLKTVSRIELSVRGTLDTVMTGAYHSSFKGNGMEFSEVREYMPGDDVRTIDWNVTARTGTPYVKKFIEEREMTMLLMVDASSSSEFGSGKQMKGEVMATLTALLAFAAIKNNDKVGLLIYTDQVELFIPPEKGRKHVLRLIREILYFKPQHHGTNTQVALEYAGKILNRKAVVVVMSDFLDEGFENAFKILRKRHDVLAVSVVDPREMELPPAGLVELEDPETGETLLIDTGDAAFREAFAREAKRQGKATKELFQRMSIDFVRIETHDDFKETVAPLIEHFRRRARAASR, encoded by the coding sequence ATGGCCGATAAAGAATTGCTTGATAAAGAAGTTTTAAAGACCGTTAGCCGCATTGAACTTTCTGTGCGCGGCACGCTCGACACCGTGATGACCGGAGCTTACCACAGTTCCTTCAAAGGGAACGGTATGGAATTCAGCGAAGTCCGCGAATATATGCCCGGTGATGACGTGCGCACCATCGACTGGAACGTGACCGCCCGAACCGGCACACCTTACGTCAAAAAATTTATCGAAGAACGCGAAATGACCATGCTCCTCATGGTCGATGCTTCAAGCAGCTCCGAATTCGGTTCTGGCAAGCAAATGAAAGGTGAAGTCATGGCAACGCTCACGGCTCTCCTCGCCTTTGCGGCCATTAAGAATAACGACAAGGTCGGTCTCCTCATTTACACCGACCAAGTCGAACTTTTCATTCCGCCTGAGAAAGGCCGCAAGCACGTGCTTCGCCTCATCCGCGAAATTCTTTACTTCAAGCCGCAACACCACGGCACCAATACGCAAGTAGCATTGGAATATGCCGGCAAGATTTTGAACCGCAAAGCTGTCGTTGTCGTAATGAGTGACTTTTTGGATGAAGGTTTCGAAAACGCATTCAAGATTTTGCGCAAGCGCCATGACGTTCTCGCCGTGTCCGTTGTGGACCCGCGCGAAATGGAACTTCCGCCCGCAGGCCTCGTAGAACTCGAAGACCCCGAAACCGGTGAAACGCTTTTGATAGACACCGGCGATGCCGCCTTCCGCGAAGCATTCGCCCGCGAAGCCAAACGTCAAGGCAAGGCAACCAAGGAACTCTTCCAGCGCATGTCCATTGACTTTGTCCGCATCGAGACTCACGACGACTTCAAGGAAACAGTCGCCCCGCTCATCGAGCACTTCCGCCGCCGCGCCCGTGCTGCCAGCCGATAA
- a CDS encoding GTP-binding protein, giving the protein MKQPIRNIAILAHVDAGKTTLSERILFAAGEIHRPGRVEDGLATMDYMPEEKERGITIESGVAHFEWKNTWFNFIDTPGHVDFGAEVDMALTAVEGAVLVVSAASGVETQTLASFRKLRESRVRTILFVNKLDNPDYSLDETLINIEETLGVRPVLMSVPQFKKGKMCAMLDVLSQSRLVHSESGAEVLDDGWESDAGAAEERALLKKYYDEAVEFASNFDDEILSLALENKPVPPKMLLRGLKALAASDEYVICYAGSALEGFGIRSLVTALSFFLPEVPTFGVNELGQVVRLRHFRGVGEISLFRSHVDLLRRDWPAGFEFSRLKANMLLPVDEIRSGDIYAMVSPFETELGQVIWLDGCGMCSESAERDAAGNVVENAAPSISENYLPLLQTRVECVRTEDYAHVERSLSVLARMDPSFRVQKDDGGFWYLHTVGEVQLDVLLARLKREFGCEVRAGSPEVRWQERLCREVGPAENTFQIGPHKMSISISASPLEGDAHDIRLSAEFMEKAPLEILAGVRSALLESTEVGVLGKGPLVGVRFEVHRFEWTEGALPPMIKKCCADAVAKLVKPADVQLYEPVMELSLECPVNFAGLVTGDIQARDGKVKEIEGDGKTHFLKADVPLRKIFGYATGVRSISKGTALYSMKLLGYRPATV; this is encoded by the coding sequence ATGAAACAGCCGATTCGAAATATTGCCATTCTCGCCCACGTTGATGCGGGCAAGACGACACTTTCTGAGAGAATCCTTTTCGCGGCGGGCGAGATTCACCGCCCGGGGCGCGTGGAAGATGGCTTAGCCACGATGGACTACATGCCCGAAGAAAAGGAACGCGGCATCACGATTGAAAGTGGCGTGGCGCATTTCGAATGGAAAAATACATGGTTCAATTTTATTGATACGCCGGGGCATGTCGACTTTGGTGCCGAAGTCGATATGGCGCTTACGGCTGTGGAAGGCGCTGTGCTTGTGGTGAGTGCCGCAAGTGGCGTCGAAACGCAGACGCTTGCGTCGTTCCGCAAGTTGCGCGAATCCCGCGTGCGTACGATTTTGTTTGTAAACAAGCTCGATAATCCCGATTATTCGCTGGACGAGACGCTCATTAACATTGAAGAAACGCTTGGCGTGCGCCCGGTGCTCATGTCTGTGCCACAGTTTAAAAAAGGCAAGATGTGCGCGATGCTCGATGTGCTGAGCCAGAGTCGCTTGGTGCATTCGGAGTCGGGTGCGGAAGTTCTCGATGACGGCTGGGAATCGGATGCGGGTGCGGCGGAAGAACGTGCGCTTTTGAAAAAGTACTACGATGAAGCGGTGGAATTTGCAAGCAATTTTGACGATGAAATTTTGTCGCTTGCGCTTGAAAATAAGCCGGTGCCGCCAAAGATGCTTTTGCGCGGGCTCAAGGCTCTTGCTGCAAGCGATGAATATGTGATTTGCTATGCGGGTTCTGCGTTGGAAGGCTTTGGAATTCGCAGCCTTGTGACGGCGCTTTCGTTCTTTTTACCGGAAGTCCCGACGTTTGGTGTAAATGAGCTTGGGCAAGTTGTGCGCCTGAGGCATTTCCGTGGCGTGGGCGAGATTTCGCTGTTCCGCAGTCATGTGGATTTGTTGCGTCGCGATTGGCCGGCGGGTTTTGAATTTTCACGGCTCAAGGCGAATATGCTTTTGCCAGTGGATGAAATCCGTTCGGGCGACATTTATGCGATGGTTTCGCCGTTTGAAACGGAACTCGGGCAGGTGATTTGGTTAGATGGTTGTGGAATGTGCAGCGAGAGTGCGGAGCGAGATGCGGCGGGGAATGTTGTTGAAAATGCCGCGCCGTCGATCAGCGAAAATTATTTGCCACTTTTGCAGACTCGTGTGGAATGTGTGCGCACGGAAGATTATGCCCACGTGGAGCGCAGCCTCTCAGTGCTTGCGCGAATGGATCCGAGTTTCCGCGTGCAAAAGGACGATGGCGGATTCTGGTATTTGCATACCGTGGGCGAGGTGCAGCTCGATGTTTTGCTTGCTCGATTGAAACGTGAATTTGGTTGCGAAGTGCGTGCAGGGAGTCCTGAAGTGCGCTGGCAAGAACGCTTGTGCCGTGAAGTTGGCCCTGCCGAAAACACATTCCAGATTGGTCCGCACAAAATGTCCATCAGCATTTCGGCATCTCCGCTAGAGGGTGATGCTCATGATATTCGCTTGTCTGCGGAATTTATGGAAAAGGCTCCGCTTGAAATTTTGGCAGGCGTGCGCTCGGCGCTTTTGGAATCGACCGAAGTTGGCGTGCTCGGCAAGGGTCCGCTTGTAGGCGTGCGTTTTGAAGTCCATCGCTTTGAATGGACAGAAGGGGCGCTCCCGCCGATGATCAAGAAGTGCTGTGCTGATGCGGTGGCAAAACTTGTGAAACCTGCGGATGTGCAGTTGTACGAACCTGTGATGGAACTTTCGCTTGAATGCCCGGTGAATTTTGCAGGGCTTGTGACGGGCGATATTCAGGCGCGTGACGGCAAAGTGAAAGAAATCGAAGGCGATGGCAAAACGCACTTTTTGAAAGCGGATGTGCCGCTTCGAAAAATTTTCGGATACGCTACGGGCGTTCGTAGCATCAGCAAGGGGACTGCGCTTTATAGCATGAAATTGCTCGGGTATAGGCCGGCAACGGTTTAG
- a CDS encoding GTP pyrophosphokinase family protein encodes MNEDSVEKYGLSPAETMILEDYREKMPVFEKMRDFVCDLLKKKVAENNIYVTAVEARIKAEASLAEKLERKNGKYKSLTDLTDILGARVIAFYNDDVDKIAALVESLFEIDWKNSVDKRKMHELDSFGYNSLHFICTIPKALFEDPECPELNEIRFEIQMRTALQHVWATLDHDTGYKSGFEIPHEYLRNLNRLAGMLELVDEQFCKIRTEINNYRYHVQSLVHSGRFDEVALNGDSFTNYLKLRPFDKLNQRIAAINQAEIHESSMMPFLKALKFLRFETLADVDKLIKEDSDDAYHLAAFQLANTDLDIINSSLGVISLLVVYILKKGGGVAGIRTILDDLYGESASHEAWANRLYKNALKLSFMNR; translated from the coding sequence ATGAACGAAGATTCTGTTGAAAAATATGGATTGAGTCCTGCTGAAACGATGATTCTTGAAGATTATCGTGAAAAGATGCCTGTTTTTGAAAAAATGAGGGATTTTGTCTGTGATTTGCTCAAGAAAAAAGTGGCAGAGAACAATATCTATGTGACTGCCGTTGAAGCTAGAATCAAGGCTGAAGCAAGCCTTGCCGAAAAGCTTGAGCGTAAAAATGGCAAGTATAAGTCTCTGACTGATTTGACGGACATTTTGGGTGCCCGCGTGATTGCGTTCTATAACGACGATGTGGATAAAATTGCAGCGCTTGTCGAGAGCTTGTTTGAAATTGACTGGAAAAATAGCGTTGACAAACGCAAAATGCACGAGCTCGACAGTTTTGGCTATAACTCGTTACACTTTATATGTACCATTCCGAAAGCTTTGTTCGAAGATCCGGAGTGCCCTGAGCTCAATGAAATTCGATTTGAAATCCAGATGCGTACGGCTTTGCAACATGTGTGGGCTACGCTGGATCACGATACGGGTTACAAGTCGGGCTTTGAAATTCCGCATGAATACTTACGCAATTTGAACCGCTTGGCGGGTATGTTGGAACTTGTCGATGAACAGTTCTGCAAAATTCGAACGGAAATCAACAATTACAGATATCATGTGCAGTCGCTTGTGCATTCGGGGCGCTTTGATGAAGTGGCGCTGAACGGCGACTCGTTTACGAATTATCTGAAGTTGCGACCGTTTGACAAGTTGAACCAGCGTATTGCGGCAATCAACCAGGCGGAAATTCACGAGTCGTCGATGATGCCTTTTTTGAAGGCGCTGAAGTTCTTACGCTTTGAAACGCTTGCAGATGTAGATAAACTCATCAAGGAGGATTCCGATGATGCGTACCATTTGGCTGCATTCCAGCTCGCGAATACGGACTTGGATATTATCAACTCGTCGCTTGGCGTGATTAGCCTGCTCGTGGTATACATCTTGAAAAAGGGTGGCGGCGTAGCGGGAATCCGGACGATTCTGGATGACCTTTATGGTGAATCTGCAAGCCACGAAGCTTGGGCAAATCGACTCTACAAGAATGCGCTGAAACTCTCGTTCATGAACCGGTAA
- a CDS encoding HD domain-containing protein: protein MDTSVLDKAIVFAVKAHAGTGRRGKGFPYIVHPMEAVEIVATMTDDQELMAAAALHDTVEDTSVTLDDISREFGPRVAKLVEEESDVFMEGVSESDSWHSRKQAAIDRLAGASRDAKIVAMGDKLSNARIIYRDFVQKGDELWKIFHVTDIKEHEWHYRGLAASLKELEGTFAYAEFTDLIEKIFGGRK from the coding sequence ATGGATACTTCTGTTCTCGACAAGGCTATTGTTTTTGCGGTCAAGGCTCATGCCGGTACGGGCCGCCGCGGAAAAGGCTTCCCCTACATTGTCCACCCGATGGAAGCTGTGGAAATTGTAGCGACCATGACGGATGACCAGGAATTGATGGCGGCTGCCGCTTTGCACGATACCGTTGAAGATACGTCTGTTACTTTGGATGATATCAGTCGCGAGTTTGGACCACGCGTGGCGAAACTTGTGGAAGAAGAATCGGACGTGTTCATGGAAGGCGTGAGCGAATCGGATTCTTGGCATTCTCGCAAGCAGGCGGCAATTGACCGCTTGGCAGGGGCCAGTCGCGATGCAAAGATTGTGGCGATGGGCGATAAGCTCAGCAATGCAAGAATCATTTATCGTGATTTTGTCCAAAAAGGCGATGAACTCTGGAAAATTTTCCACGTGACCGATATTAAGGAACACGAATGGCATTATCGCGGTTTGGCTGCATCGTTGAAAGAACTCGAAGGTACTTTTGCGTATGCAGAATTTACGGATTTGATTGAAAAGATATTTGGCGGTAGAAAGTAA
- a CDS encoding SIMPL domain-containing protein, whose protein sequence is MSRVKEALLLAIGILGLGAFLYCAMIHTKDRDRVVSVRGLSEREVKADFVIWPIVYKEVGNDLSLIHDAVQTKNATLAKFLRDNGVDAAEISWSAPEIEDAQGERYGDNRRPFRYIATVVTTVASKNVDRVREIMGKQGELLKQGIAFSGDDYRYRKIYSFNGLNEIKPTMIDEANKNARAAAEKFATDSESKLGKIKTATQGQFSISDRDENTPFIKNVRVVTNVQYFLED, encoded by the coding sequence ATGTCTAGAGTTAAAGAAGCTTTATTGTTGGCTATTGGTATTCTCGGGCTTGGCGCATTCCTCTATTGCGCTATGATCCACACGAAAGATAGGGACCGTGTTGTGTCGGTCCGGGGACTCTCGGAACGCGAGGTCAAGGCCGATTTTGTGATTTGGCCTATTGTGTACAAAGAAGTCGGGAATGACCTTTCATTGATTCACGATGCCGTGCAGACGAAAAATGCAACGCTTGCAAAGTTCTTGCGCGATAACGGCGTGGATGCGGCTGAAATCAGTTGGTCTGCTCCGGAAATTGAAGATGCCCAAGGCGAACGCTATGGCGATAACCGCCGTCCGTTCCGCTACATTGCAACTGTGGTGACGACGGTTGCATCGAAGAATGTAGATCGCGTCCGTGAAATCATGGGTAAGCAGGGCGAACTTTTGAAACAGGGAATTGCATTCAGTGGCGATGATTACCGCTACCGCAAAATTTACAGCTTTAATGGCCTGAACGAAATCAAGCCCACGATGATTGACGAGGCGAACAAGAACGCCCGTGCCGCTGCTGAAAAGTTTGCAACGGATTCCGAAAGCAAGCTCGGTAAAATCAAAACAGCAACGCAGGGACAGTTCTCCATTAGCGACCGTGATGAAAATACGCCGTTTATCAAGAACGTGCGCGTAGTGACCAATGTTCAGTACTTCCTGGAGGACTAA
- the pgi gene encoding glucose-6-phosphate isomerase gives MSKLTDSKEWKALEAHAEVAKTWQMKELFAKDPTRADKFSAEACGLFLDYSKNIITDETMAKLQDLLKSANFEDMRAKYFAGEKINTTEKRAVLHTALRYKGNDPICVDGKDVMPEVRAVLKHMEDFTHLVRSGKWKGQSGKSIKYVVNIGIGGSDLGPVMVTEALKPYAEKPIAGETSPEVYFVSNIDGTHMAETLKKVNIEETLFIVASKTFTTLETMTNAETAKAAVLKAFNGDKSAIAKHFVALSTNTEAVTEFGIDPANMFEFWNWVGGRYSLWSAIGLSISLRIGFENYMKLHQGAYEMDQHFKTAPVDKNLPVILALIGVWYNNFFGASSYAMLPYDQYLHRLAAYFQQADMESNGKTVDRDSKRVNYQTGPILWGEPGTNGQHAFYQLIHQGTKMIPCDFIAPANSHNKIGDHHQKLLSNFFAQPEALMNGKTLAQAQEELRAAGKSEEEIAFLAPHKVFEGNKPTNSIMMDYVSPERLGALIAMYEHKIFTQGVIWNINSYDQWGVELGKQLAKKILPELAKADAELHHDSSTNGLIKWFKAHQA, from the coding sequence ATGTCTAAACTGACTGATTCTAAGGAATGGAAGGCCCTCGAGGCCCATGCCGAAGTCGCCAAGACTTGGCAGATGAAGGAACTCTTCGCGAAGGACCCGACTCGCGCCGACAAGTTCAGCGCCGAAGCCTGCGGACTCTTCCTCGACTACTCCAAGAACATCATCACCGACGAAACCATGGCCAAGCTCCAGGACCTCCTGAAGTCCGCCAATTTCGAAGACATGCGCGCCAAGTACTTTGCTGGCGAAAAGATTAACACCACCGAAAAGCGCGCCGTGCTCCACACTGCACTCCGCTACAAGGGCAACGATCCGATCTGCGTCGATGGCAAGGATGTCATGCCTGAAGTTCGCGCCGTGCTCAAGCACATGGAAGACTTCACCCACCTCGTCCGTAGCGGCAAGTGGAAAGGCCAGAGCGGCAAGTCCATCAAGTACGTTGTCAACATCGGTATCGGCGGTTCCGACCTCGGTCCGGTGATGGTCACCGAAGCCCTCAAGCCGTATGCAGAAAAGCCGATCGCAGGCGAAACTTCTCCGGAAGTCTACTTTGTTTCTAACATCGACGGCACCCACATGGCCGAAACCCTCAAGAAGGTGAACATCGAAGAAACGCTCTTCATCGTTGCTTCCAAGACGTTCACGACTCTTGAAACCATGACGAACGCCGAAACCGCTAAGGCAGCCGTTCTCAAGGCATTCAACGGTGACAAGTCCGCTATCGCAAAGCACTTCGTCGCTCTCTCCACCAACACCGAAGCCGTTACCGAATTCGGTATCGACCCGGCAAACATGTTCGAATTCTGGAACTGGGTTGGCGGCCGCTATTCTCTGTGGTCTGCAATCGGTCTTTCCATCAGCCTCCGCATCGGCTTCGAAAACTACATGAAGCTCCACCAGGGCGCTTACGAAATGGATCAGCATTTCAAGACCGCTCCGGTCGACAAGAACCTCCCGGTCATCCTCGCCCTCATCGGCGTTTGGTACAACAACTTCTTTGGCGCATCCAGCTACGCCATGCTCCCGTACGACCAGTACCTCCACCGCCTCGCCGCCTACTTCCAGCAGGCCGACATGGAATCCAACGGCAAGACCGTTGACCGCGATTCCAAGCGCGTGAACTACCAGACGGGTCCGATCCTCTGGGGCGAACCGGGTACGAACGGCCAGCACGCCTTCTACCAGCTCATCCACCAGGGCACCAAGATGATTCCGTGCGACTTCATCGCCCCGGCAAACAGCCACAACAAGATTGGCGATCACCACCAGAAGTTGCTCTCCAACTTCTTCGCTCAGCCGGAAGCTTTGATGAACGGCAAGACTCTCGCCCAGGCTCAGGAAGAACTCCGCGCCGCCGGCAAGTCCGAAGAAGAAATCGCATTCCTCGCTCCGCACAAGGTATTCGAAGGCAACAAGCCGACGAACTCCATCATGATGGACTACGTGAGCCCGGAACGCCTTGGCGCTCTCATCGCCATGTACGAACACAAGATCTTCACGCAGGGCGTTATCTGGAACATCAACAGCTACGACCAGTGGGGTGTTGAACTCGGTAAGCAGCTCGCCAAGAAGATCCTCCCGGAACTCGCAAAGGCCGATGCCGAACTCCACCACGACAGTTCCACCAACGGGCTGATCAAGTGGTTCAAGGCTCACCAGGCTTAG
- a CDS encoding GGDEF domain-containing phosphodiesterase — translation MINFLDYANHVFFFPSLLASGFLLFTLAALSEKQNLKKVLFWGAVFSLTPYMIYSDLIYHGMMHLLGCMMGEVPLLLDVIVDYMSRVILIPVAIFIFGRTLSIHWSPSLFMLSASVGVGYLGMVVGKTQVGAALVNLVAIFIWWKLLWNELLFVRNTQIFARFGFLGFVTLFSMLVNLAMYVCVRMIEVTPEFLNYLVFVSWFFWLTLTIAVKLIFRTVRLTQQAEIARNHDKLTGLPNALLFSNYVQDLLFRNPRKRYAFVAFDLENFKAFNERFGFEEGDGALKFMADTFKTLFGERYVTHVSCDTFRVVGDAAGMKAKIKEAHDKIRSFSTQGVLELKAGVYVQRVENENVERCFMRARLAEATTKGVYDEYVAVYADEMGARERLKMYLIAHIDEAVEKEYIKVFYQPVVDINTNKLCGFEALARWDDPEHGFLPPLDFVGVLEDAHLIQKLDLFVLKKICEKYRVETNLGNKCVPISFNLSRLDFKLSDIYKELTRLTKEYNVPHEMIHIEITESVLDGDEDGYIREQVTRFQNDGFEVWMDDFGSGFSSLNVLKDYDFDFLKIDMMFLRNFSEKSKVIIRAIVEMAKLLHIGTLSEGVEIKEHLDFLKEIGCDRVQGYYFSKPLPYDEVMAVLKEKGVEV, via the coding sequence ATGATAAATTTTCTGGATTACGCAAATCATGTGTTCTTTTTTCCGTCGCTGTTGGCGAGCGGTTTTTTGCTTTTTACGCTGGCTGCGCTTAGTGAAAAACAGAACCTGAAGAAAGTACTTTTTTGGGGTGCCGTTTTTTCGTTGACCCCTTACATGATCTATTCGGACTTGATTTATCACGGGATGATGCACTTGCTTGGGTGCATGATGGGCGAGGTCCCGTTACTGCTCGATGTGATTGTGGACTACATGAGCCGCGTCATTCTGATTCCTGTGGCAATTTTTATTTTTGGAAGGACACTCTCGATCCACTGGTCTCCATCGCTGTTCATGCTTTCGGCATCTGTCGGTGTGGGTTACCTCGGCATGGTGGTGGGCAAGACGCAGGTTGGTGCAGCCCTAGTAAACTTGGTTGCAATTTTCATTTGGTGGAAACTCCTTTGGAATGAACTTTTATTTGTCCGTAACACGCAAATCTTTGCGCGCTTTGGGTTCTTGGGCTTTGTCACGTTATTTAGTATGCTAGTGAACCTCGCCATGTATGTGTGCGTGCGCATGATCGAGGTAACTCCTGAATTTTTGAATTACCTTGTCTTTGTATCGTGGTTCTTCTGGCTTACGCTTACCATTGCCGTGAAACTTATCTTTAGAACGGTGCGACTGACGCAACAGGCTGAAATTGCGCGTAACCATGACAAGCTGACGGGGCTCCCGAATGCGCTTCTGTTCTCGAACTACGTGCAGGACTTGCTCTTTAGGAACCCGAGGAAACGCTATGCGTTTGTCGCCTTTGATTTGGAGAATTTCAAGGCCTTTAACGAGAGGTTTGGCTTTGAAGAAGGTGACGGTGCGCTGAAGTTCATGGCGGATACGTTTAAGACGCTGTTTGGCGAGCGCTATGTGACACATGTGTCGTGCGATACGTTCCGCGTTGTAGGTGATGCCGCCGGGATGAAGGCAAAAATCAAGGAAGCGCATGACAAGATTCGTAGCTTCTCGACTCAAGGTGTGCTAGAGCTCAAGGCGGGCGTGTATGTGCAGCGTGTTGAAAATGAAAACGTAGAACGTTGCTTTATGCGGGCTCGCCTTGCCGAAGCGACGACCAAGGGCGTTTACGATGAATATGTCGCCGTTTATGCCGATGAAATGGGCGCCCGTGAACGCTTGAAAATGTACTTGATTGCACACATTGATGAGGCTGTAGAAAAGGAATACATCAAGGTCTTTTATCAGCCCGTCGTGGATATCAATACGAACAAGCTTTGTGGCTTTGAAGCGCTTGCCCGTTGGGATGACCCGGAGCACGGCTTTTTGCCGCCGCTTGATTTTGTCGGCGTTTTAGAAGACGCTCATTTGATCCAGAAATTGGACTTGTTCGTGCTCAAGAAAATTTGCGAAAAATACCGTGTGGAAACGAATTTGGGGAACAAGTGCGTTCCGATTTCGTTCAACCTTTCACGTCTGGACTTTAAGTTGAGTGACATTTATAAGGAACTCACGCGGTTGACTAAAGAATATAACGTGCCGCATGAGATGATCCATATCGAGATTACGGAATCCGTGCTGGACGGTGACGAGGATGGCTATATCCGTGAACAGGTGACGCGTTTCCAAAATGACGGATTTGAAGTCTGGATGGATGACTTTGGTTCGGGATTCTCGTCGTTGAACGTGCTGAAAGATTACGATTTCGACTTTTTGAAAATCGACATGATGTTCTTGCGGAACTTCTCGGAAAAGTCCAAGGTGATTATCCGCGCCATTGTGGAAATGGCTAAGCTATTGCATATTGGCACGCTTTCGGAAGGTGTGGAGATAAAGGAACATCTAGACTTTTTGAAGGAAATCGGATGCGACCGCGTGCAGGGCTATTATTTCTCGAAACCGCTCCCGTATGACGAGGTAATGGCGGTGCTCAAGGAAAAAGGCGTGGAAGTTTAG